One Ignavibacterium album JCM 16511 genomic region harbors:
- a CDS encoding glycosyltransferase family 2 protein, whose amino-acid sequence MSNNIDVSVVIISWKMRDLLERCLKTIYYFTKDLTFEIIVVDNNSQDGTSEMIEKNFPDIKLIKNPENRGVAPARNQGIKETNGKYILILDADMELIENSIKKLFDFMEKTTECGLVGCKLVDQNHQLQYSCKRFPTLLAFIFRRLEWIDAVRKSSTLTQHTMQDWDHNEIKEVDYLIGACQFFRRDVIDKIGLYDDNIFYGPEDIDFCLRVWKAGWKVYYYPFTQIIHHEQRITKKNLFSKISLKHFAGIFYLYRKYNFRIKI is encoded by the coding sequence ATGTCAAATAATATCGATGTTTCCGTTGTAATTATTTCCTGGAAAATGCGGGATTTACTTGAAAGATGTCTTAAGACCATCTATTATTTTACTAAGGACTTAACCTTTGAGATAATAGTTGTTGATAATAACTCTCAGGATGGGACCTCTGAAATGATTGAGAAGAATTTTCCTGATATTAAGCTGATAAAGAATCCTGAAAACAGAGGAGTTGCTCCTGCTCGTAATCAGGGAATTAAAGAAACTAATGGCAAATACATTTTAATTCTCGATGCAGATATGGAGCTGATTGAAAATTCTATAAAAAAACTTTTCGATTTCATGGAAAAAACAACTGAATGCGGATTAGTTGGTTGCAAACTTGTAGATCAGAATCATCAACTTCAATATTCCTGTAAAAGATTTCCAACCTTGCTTGCTTTTATTTTCAGAAGATTAGAATGGATTGATGCAGTAAGAAAATCATCTACACTCACACAACATACTATGCAGGATTGGGATCACAATGAAATAAAGGAAGTTGATTATTTAATTGGTGCTTGTCAGTTCTTTCGTAGGGATGTAATTGATAAAATCGGCTTATATGATGATAATATTTTTTATGGTCCGGAAGATATTGACTTTTGTTTGAGAGTATGGAAAGCGGGATGGAAAGTATATTACTATCCTTTTACTCAAATAATTCACCACGAACAAAGAATCACAAAGAAAAATTTGTTCTCCAAAATTTCACTTAAACATTTCGCTGGTATTTTTTATTTGTACAGGAAATATAACTTCAGGATAAAAATTTAA
- a CDS encoding polyprenol monophosphomannose synthase encodes MSKILVIIPTYNELENVKKIIPAVLEQNDNIDILIVDDNSPDKTGDYVEDLSKQNKRVKLIRREKKLGLGTAYIAGFKYAVQHNYDFVFEMDADFSHDPKEINHFLNAIQDADVVLGSRYINGVRVLNWPMRRLLLSYFASVYTRIITGLPVKDATGGFKCFRIEVLKAIDLDRIKSNGYSFQIEMTFKAFKKGFRIKEIPIVFMDRVQGKSKMSKKIVREAVFMVWKLRLRSIIGRL; translated from the coding sequence ATGAGTAAAATTTTAGTAATAATTCCAACATACAACGAACTTGAGAATGTCAAAAAAATTATTCCTGCTGTACTTGAGCAGAATGATAATATTGATATTCTGATTGTGGATGATAATTCTCCTGATAAAACAGGAGATTATGTTGAAGATTTGAGTAAGCAAAATAAGCGTGTGAAATTAATCCGGCGTGAAAAAAAACTTGGTCTAGGAACTGCTTACATAGCAGGTTTCAAATATGCAGTTCAACATAATTATGATTTTGTATTTGAAATGGATGCTGACTTCTCTCACGATCCGAAAGAAATAAATCATTTTCTAAATGCAATTCAGGATGCTGATGTTGTACTTGGAAGCAGATATATTAATGGAGTCAGAGTTCTTAACTGGCCAATGAGAAGACTCCTTCTAAGTTACTTTGCGAGTGTTTATACAAGAATAATTACCGGTTTACCTGTTAAAGACGCAACCGGTGGATTCAAGTGTTTCAGGATTGAAGTACTAAAAGCTATTGACCTTGACAGAATAAAATCGAACGGATACTCATTTCAGATTGAAATGACTTTTAAAGCTTTCAAAAAAGGATTTAGGATTAAAGAAATTCCAATAGTATTTATGGATCGTGTTCAGGGTAAATCAAAAATGTCTAAGAAGATTGTTCGCGAAGCAGTTTTTATGGTTTGGAAGTTAAGGTTAAGAAGTATTATCGGAAGACTTTAA
- a CDS encoding acyl-CoA thioesterase: protein MLKHYSYIRVRYADTDQMKYAYNGKYFEYFEVGRTEMMREVGLPYKVIEENGYYMPVIETKITFHSPAYYDELLEVETRVEQLPTSKVHIDHIVKAKERDIVVASGYVELAFLNAQTYRPTRAPKFFIDAIKKFYHV, encoded by the coding sequence ATGCTTAAACATTATTCTTATATTCGTGTTCGTTATGCTGATACCGATCAAATGAAGTATGCATACAACGGAAAGTATTTCGAATATTTCGAAGTCGGCAGAACTGAAATGATGCGAGAAGTCGGACTTCCTTATAAAGTGATTGAAGAGAACGGATATTATATGCCGGTTATAGAAACCAAAATTACTTTTCATAGTCCTGCCTATTATGATGAGTTGCTTGAAGTTGAAACAAGAGTTGAACAACTGCCAACTTCAAAAGTTCATATTGATCATATAGTTAAAGCCAAAGAAAGAGATATTGTTGTAGCTAGTGGTTATGTTGAACTTGCTTTTCTTAATGCTCAGACTTACAGACCAACACGTGCCCCTAAATTTTTTATTGATGCAATTAAAAAGTTTTATCATGTATGA
- the nadC gene encoding carboxylating nicotinate-nucleotide diphosphorylase: MKQSEQIKKIIKLALQEDIGKGDITSLATIKKNQKAIGKFLVKDKGLIAGLSIAKQVMKTVDSNLKFKILIDDGSEVKPGDIVAEVSGNARAILSSERTALNFLQRMSGIATASNLYAKAVAHTKAKVIDTRKTAPGLRMIDKMAVKIGGCENHRLGLYDMFLIKDNHIEVAGSITKAVDECRKFMQKKKKKFLIEVETKNPDEVLEALKCKVDIIMLDNFKIDEMKKAVELINGRCKVEASGGVNLSTIKSIAETGVDYISVGGLTHSVKALDISLEITPL; the protein is encoded by the coding sequence ATGAAACAATCAGAACAAATAAAAAAAATAATTAAACTTGCTCTGCAGGAAGATATTGGTAAAGGTGATATAACTTCACTGGCAACAATAAAAAAAAATCAAAAAGCAATTGGAAAATTTTTGGTAAAAGATAAAGGATTAATTGCCGGTTTATCAATTGCAAAGCAAGTGATGAAAACTGTTGATTCAAATCTGAAATTTAAAATTCTGATTGATGATGGTTCGGAAGTTAAGCCGGGAGATATTGTTGCAGAAGTTTCTGGAAATGCGCGAGCTATTTTAAGTTCTGAAAGAACCGCACTTAATTTCCTTCAGCGAATGAGCGGAATTGCAACAGCTTCTAATCTTTACGCAAAAGCTGTAGCCCACACAAAAGCAAAAGTAATTGACACAAGAAAAACTGCTCCCGGATTAAGGATGATTGATAAGATGGCAGTTAAGATTGGTGGATGCGAAAATCATCGTTTAGGTCTTTATGATATGTTCTTAATAAAAGATAATCATATCGAAGTTGCAGGATCAATTACTAAAGCAGTTGATGAATGCAGAAAATTTATGCAAAAGAAAAAGAAAAAATTTCTGATTGAAGTCGAAACAAAAAATCCTGATGAAGTTCTGGAAGCACTTAAATGTAAAGTTGATATTATTATGCTTGATAATTTTAAAATTGATGAAATGAAAAAAGCTGTTGAGTTAATTAATGGAAGATGTAAAGTTGAAGCTTCAGGAGGAGTGAATCTCAGTACGATAAAATCAATTGCTGAAACAGGCGTTGATTACATATCAGTCGGCGGATTAACTCATAGTGTAAAAGCACTTGATATTTCCCTTGAAATAACACCACTCTGA
- a CDS encoding acetyl-CoA carboxylase carboxyltransferase subunit alpha → MAKTILDFEKPIFELEQKLEEMRKFSDRLDIEKDMVRLEEKVRQLKEEVYKGLTRWQRVQLARHPERPYTLDYIYAMTESFVELHGDRLFRDDKAIVGGLAQLGNHKVVIMGQQKGRDTKSNLYRNFGMMNPEGYRKALRLMKLAEKFNKPVITMLDTPGAFPGIEAEERGQAEAIARNLFEMARLKVPIVVVIIGEGASGGALGIGVGDRILMLENCWYSVISPESCSSILWRSWDYKEQAAEALKLTAPDLLEQGIIDRIIPEPLGGAHKDHKQMAETLKSALIEELDALVRIKPEKLVSSRIEKFGKMGVFVE, encoded by the coding sequence ATGGCAAAAACAATTTTAGATTTTGAAAAACCAATTTTTGAACTCGAGCAAAAGCTTGAAGAAATGAGAAAATTTTCAGACAGACTTGATATCGAAAAAGATATGGTCCGTCTGGAGGAGAAAGTAAGACAGTTGAAAGAGGAAGTTTACAAGGGACTTACAAGATGGCAGCGTGTTCAACTAGCTCGTCATCCTGAAAGACCTTATACGCTGGATTACATTTACGCAATGACTGAATCATTTGTTGAATTGCACGGTGACAGATTGTTCAGAGATGATAAAGCCATTGTTGGAGGATTAGCTCAACTTGGCAATCACAAAGTTGTGATAATGGGCCAACAAAAAGGTCGTGATACAAAATCAAATCTTTACCGAAACTTCGGAATGATGAATCCCGAAGGTTACAGAAAAGCTTTGCGACTAATGAAGTTAGCCGAAAAGTTTAATAAACCGGTTATCACAATGCTTGATACTCCTGGTGCATTTCCCGGAATTGAAGCAGAGGAAAGAGGACAAGCCGAAGCTATTGCAAGAAATTTATTTGAGATGGCAAGATTAAAAGTTCCGATTGTTGTTGTCATTATTGGTGAAGGTGCGAGCGGAGGTGCTTTGGGAATTGGTGTTGGTGACAGAATCCTAATGCTTGAAAATTGCTGGTACTCTGTAATTAGTCCTGAATCCTGTTCAAGCATTTTGTGGCGAAGCTGGGATTACAAAGAACAAGCTGCTGAAGCATTAAAACTAACTGCACCTGATTTACTTGAACAAGGAATAATCGACAGAATAATTCCCGAACCACTTGGTGGTGCACACAAGGATCATAAACAAATGGCAGAAACCTTAAAGAGTGCTTTGATAGAAGAACTTGATGCATTGGTTAGAATCAAACCTGAAAAACTTGTCTCATCACGGATAGAAAAGTTTGGCAAAATGGGAGTTTTTGTAGAGTAA
- a CDS encoding glycosyltransferase: protein MTDLSIILVNYNVKEFLKNLLHSIKKASQNLSTEIIVIDNASDDGSIEMLREKFPEVKLIANDKNLGFGKANNIGLHLAKGKYILLINPDTLVAEDTFTKLIEFFETHPDAGMIGCKILNPDGTLQLACRRSFPGPWTSFTKVTGLSTLFPKSKLFAKYNLTYLDENQTYEVDAISGSFMMMKKEVYDKVGGFDEQFFMYGEDLDLCFRIQKAGYKIYYVHTTQIIHYKGESTKRSSLDETKVFYQAMHLFVKKHLSSSFIVELILRSAIAVRSLFAFLGKKKLIIISVLIDFIVFNLCLYAAQEIYQLVKPTWRGFPEYAEWIVYTIPALLQIIIASFAGAYQKNKLSILKVLISIAISFPLLTSLTFFFKQFAFSRAAILIGYILVLLSFILWRVLFKQLFNKLFIYDSEKQKRTLIVGTQNNALNIASKLKQKRTELRNIVGLISSSYKDVGNKIDSFEVIGTDQNIQKVIRDYKVDEVIFSSDELSYNQMIQIISSLRKENVEFKVVGSDQDFVVGKTSVSILDDMPLFELSFNISDTKMRFIKTIFDYSLALFTLFLVYPFIFFKYRIASQKKSDFAEMILKVPYVISGRYSFVGPKEDYNSQNIFLGKKGLTGFWYYETDDKEEIEKLDFYYAKNQNIWMDIEIISKSLNKMLNKKN, encoded by the coding sequence ATGACAGATTTATCAATTATATTAGTAAACTATAATGTAAAAGAGTTTCTGAAGAACTTACTTCACTCAATTAAAAAAGCTTCTCAAAATCTATCCACAGAGATTATTGTAATTGATAATGCTTCGGATGATGGAAGTATTGAAATGCTTCGTGAAAAATTTCCGGAAGTAAAGCTAATCGCGAATGATAAAAATCTTGGTTTCGGAAAAGCTAACAACATAGGACTTCATTTAGCAAAAGGAAAATATATTCTTCTGATTAATCCCGACACTCTTGTTGCTGAAGATACTTTTACAAAGCTTATTGAATTTTTTGAAACACATCCCGATGCAGGAATGATCGGTTGTAAAATCTTAAATCCTGATGGAACATTACAACTTGCCTGCAGACGAAGTTTTCCCGGTCCGTGGACTTCATTCACAAAAGTTACTGGACTTAGCACTCTCTTTCCCAAAAGCAAATTATTTGCAAAATATAATCTCACATACCTTGATGAAAACCAAACTTATGAAGTTGATGCAATCAGTGGTTCTTTTATGATGATGAAAAAAGAGGTTTATGATAAGGTTGGTGGATTTGACGAACAATTTTTTATGTACGGAGAAGACCTTGATTTATGTTTTAGAATACAGAAGGCAGGTTATAAAATTTATTATGTTCATACAACTCAGATAATTCATTACAAAGGTGAAAGTACAAAGAGAAGCAGTCTTGATGAAACAAAAGTTTTTTATCAGGCAATGCACTTGTTTGTTAAAAAACATCTTTCAAGTTCTTTTATCGTTGAATTAATTCTTCGCTCTGCTATTGCAGTCAGAAGTCTCTTTGCCTTTCTCGGAAAGAAAAAACTTATCATAATTTCGGTGCTTATTGATTTTATAGTTTTTAATTTATGTCTTTATGCTGCTCAGGAAATTTATCAATTAGTAAAACCAACATGGCGTGGATTTCCGGAATATGCTGAATGGATTGTTTACACTATTCCCGCTTTACTTCAAATTATCATTGCATCTTTTGCCGGAGCTTATCAGAAAAATAAACTTTCGATATTGAAAGTACTTATTTCGATTGCTATAAGTTTTCCGTTACTTACATCACTTACATTTTTCTTTAAGCAATTTGCTTTCAGTCGTGCAGCAATACTGATTGGTTATATTCTGGTTTTACTTTCCTTCATTCTTTGGAGAGTATTATTCAAACAACTTTTCAATAAACTATTTATTTACGATTCAGAAAAACAAAAACGTACTTTAATTGTCGGAACTCAGAACAATGCACTGAATATTGCCTCCAAGTTAAAGCAAAAGAGAACTGAGTTGAGAAATATTGTTGGACTGATTAGCAGTTCATATAAAGATGTCGGAAATAAAATTGACTCATTTGAAGTGATTGGAACAGATCAGAATATTCAGAAAGTGATAAGAGATTATAAAGTTGATGAAGTAATCTTTTCATCAGATGAATTATCATATAATCAAATGATTCAGATAATCTCTTCGCTCAGAAAAGAAAATGTTGAGTTTAAAGTAGTTGGCAGCGATCAGGATTTTGTTGTTGGTAAAACATCAGTTTCAATACTTGATGATATGCCTTTATTCGAATTAAGTTTTAATATTTCTGATACAAAAATGAGATTTATTAAAACAATCTTTGACTATTCACTTGCTCTGTTTACTTTGTTTTTGGTCTATCCTTTCATATTTTTCAAATACAGGATTGCATCACAAAAGAAATCAGATTTTGCAGAAATGATTCTCAAGGTACCTTATGTAATATCTGGTAGATACAGTTTCGTTGGTCCAAAAGAAGATTATAATTCTCAGAATATTTTCTTGGGTAAAAAAGGGCTGACAGGATTTTGGTATTATGAGACAGATGATAAAGAAGAAATTGAAAAACTCGATTTTTACTACGCAAAAAATCAGAACATCTGGATGGATATAGAAATAATTTCGAAATCGTTAAACAAAATGTTGAACAAAAAGAATTAA
- a CDS encoding glycosyltransferase family 2 protein produces the protein MIENQLKQIKPILSIIIINYNLEEEIDNCLDSLLKTLDKIEELSHSFEIIIVDNNSPNKNLFLLEEKYKSEKIHFFYSEKNLGFGKGCNLGASKAKGEFLLFLNPDTIVEEDIFTNILDLFNSEKKIGIIGPKQQTRKPCFDFSAGYYPNVFFELFNLFGLGVFFEGFLVNLLTKLSSKEYLNVHWILGAAIFIRKELFDLVDGFDKDYFMFFEEVDLCRRVYKRGYRIVYFHKLKIHHIGSVSGKRNYFLYTVRTYASKYLFLTKHYKFPNKQLMTTLLRFQLISQIIIWSLLSPLSFDKSKQKIKSFLYLISHQLKNEIDIN, from the coding sequence ATGATAGAGAATCAGCTTAAGCAAATAAAACCAATTTTATCAATTATAATTATTAATTACAATCTTGAAGAAGAGATCGACAATTGTCTGGATAGCTTATTAAAAACATTGGATAAAATTGAAGAATTATCACACTCATTTGAAATTATAATTGTTGACAATAATTCACCTAATAAAAATCTATTTTTACTCGAGGAGAAGTATAAATCTGAAAAAATACATTTCTTCTATTCTGAAAAAAATCTCGGCTTTGGAAAAGGTTGCAATCTTGGAGCATCAAAAGCTAAAGGTGAATTTCTGTTGTTTCTGAATCCTGATACAATTGTTGAGGAAGATATATTCACCAACATTCTTGATTTATTCAACTCAGAGAAAAAGATTGGAATAATCGGACCAAAACAACAAACCCGTAAACCTTGTTTTGATTTTTCGGCTGGTTATTATCCAAATGTTTTTTTTGAATTGTTCAACTTATTTGGATTGGGAGTTTTCTTTGAGGGATTTTTAGTCAATTTGTTAACTAAATTATCATCAAAAGAATATCTTAATGTACATTGGATTTTAGGAGCAGCGATATTCATCAGAAAAGAATTGTTCGATTTAGTAGATGGATTTGATAAGGATTACTTTATGTTTTTTGAAGAAGTTGATTTATGCAGAAGAGTATATAAAAGAGGTTATAGAATAGTTTACTTTCATAAGTTAAAAATTCACCATATTGGGAGTGTCTCAGGTAAAAGAAATTATTTTCTTTATACAGTCAGAACTTATGCCAGTAAGTATTTGTTTTTAACTAAACACTATAAATTTCCGAATAAACAGCTAATGACAACACTGCTCCGGTTTCAATTGATTTCTCAGATTATAATCTGGTCTTTATTAAGCCCACTTTCTTTTGATAAATCAAAACAAAAAATCAAAAGTTTCCTCTATTTGATAAGTCACCAACTGAAGAATGAAATTGATATCAATTGA
- a CDS encoding lipopolysaccharide biosynthesis protein, with protein MLNKLKELTKDTAIYGISTMVGRFLNFILVPFFTNIFDPNEYGYVMLLYAYIGLFNIIFVYGLDSAYLKYAAFKEIGDEKDNFSTPYLSILFTSILFTLVIIILKNPIGYAINLPENFNYLIIYSVLIIFFDSNSSIPFLKLRLERKAKFFSLLKVLNISINIAANFILILKFKLGIEAIFISNLIASALTLVFLLPTILKSFRPKIHLLLYKRLLKFGLPYLPAGLAVMMVQVIDVPILQALTDVDTVGIYKANYKLGIFMMLFVSMFQYAWQPFFLNNAKEENAKQIFSKVLTYFTVVGSILLVVLSLFISELVKLNFAGFYLLGQKYWSGIPIVPIILLGYFFNGLYVVFSAGIYIEEKSIFAPIVTGIGALVNVAVNYTLIPSLNIIGASLATLASYVVMAAGYYIVTQKYYHIHYEYGKILKMFFALVVIGFLLYSSLLSLENAIIYRLIISVAYLLYILFFVFDKKEFQFIKNNLIRRKDV; from the coding sequence ATGTTAAATAAACTAAAAGAGTTAACCAAAGACACAGCTATCTACGGAATAAGTACAATGGTTGGGAGATTTCTCAACTTCATTCTTGTTCCGTTCTTTACTAATATTTTTGACCCGAATGAATATGGTTATGTTATGCTTCTATATGCTTACATCGGATTGTTCAATATAATTTTTGTTTACGGACTTGACTCAGCTTATCTTAAATATGCAGCATTCAAGGAAATCGGAGATGAGAAAGATAATTTTTCAACTCCTTATTTAAGTATCCTGTTTACTTCCATTTTGTTCACTTTAGTAATTATTATTTTGAAAAATCCAATTGGCTATGCGATAAATCTTCCGGAGAATTTTAACTATCTGATCATCTATTCTGTTCTGATAATTTTCTTTGATTCGAATTCTTCAATTCCATTTTTAAAATTAAGACTCGAACGCAAAGCAAAGTTTTTTTCACTGCTTAAAGTTTTAAACATTTCAATAAACATAGCTGCCAACTTCATCCTTATCTTGAAATTTAAACTTGGCATCGAGGCAATTTTTATAAGTAATCTTATTGCATCTGCGTTAACACTTGTGTTTCTGCTCCCAACCATTCTAAAAAGTTTCAGACCGAAAATTCACTTATTACTTTATAAAAGACTTTTAAAATTTGGTTTGCCTTATCTTCCTGCCGGACTTGCAGTGATGATGGTTCAGGTAATTGATGTACCTATACTTCAGGCATTGACTGATGTTGACACTGTAGGAATTTATAAAGCTAATTACAAGCTTGGAATTTTTATGATGTTGTTTGTAAGTATGTTTCAATATGCCTGGCAACCGTTTTTTCTCAACAACGCAAAGGAAGAAAATGCTAAACAGATTTTCTCTAAAGTTCTAACTTACTTTACTGTTGTCGGAAGTATCTTGCTTGTAGTGCTTTCTCTTTTTATAAGTGAACTTGTTAAATTAAACTTTGCGGGTTTTTATTTACTAGGACAGAAATACTGGAGCGGAATTCCAATCGTTCCAATAATTTTACTCGGATATTTTTTCAATGGCCTTTATGTGGTTTTTTCAGCAGGAATTTATATTGAAGAAAAAAGTATTTTCGCTCCGATTGTTACAGGAATTGGCGCTCTGGTTAATGTTGCAGTTAATTATACCTTAATTCCTTCTCTTAACATAATCGGAGCTTCACTCGCAACACTTGCAAGTTATGTTGTAATGGCTGCAGGTTATTACATTGTAACTCAAAAGTATTATCACATTCATTATGAATATGGAAAAATTTTAAAGATGTTTTTTGCACTTGTTGTAATTGGATTTTTACTTTATTCATCATTATTGAGTTTGGAAAACGCAATTATTTACAGATTGATAATCTCAGTGGCTTATTTGCTTTATATACTGTTTTTTGTATTTGATAAAAAAGAATTTCAGTTTATTAAAAATAATCTTATCAGAAGGAAAGATGTCTGA
- a CDS encoding sugar transferase — translation MSKSIEKFLLIFTDFIMINLAFIVYFALRVQSGLFDLVIMPEFFLPMIALYFYWLLIFTFVGMYRSWFAASRFDEISTLFKATFVGIFILFFIIFLDDYINNVSSSTRILIFIYWALLVLFVGTGRVIIRSIQRNLLIKGFGRRNALIIGFNDRAFEVLDTLLKAPALGIDVKAFATIKDEHLNKTYNNIKVEANLNSLQETINKYNVQEIILALEKDEHDSLVDIISLCSDKNIKIKIVPDLYEILSGQARTSQIYGMPLIDIMPELMPEWERKLKRLLDIVVSIIILVISLPVTLITSLAIKLDSEGPIFFTQERMGMNGKIFKMIKFRSMRKDAEKLTGPVWSQKNDPRVTRVGRIIRKLRIDEIPQFINVLKGDMSVVGPRPERPFFVEKLSQEIPYYKRRLKVRPGITGWAQVKHKYDESIEDVKIKLRYDLFYIENMSIRMDIKILFRTIFVVLFGKGHYE, via the coding sequence ATGTCGAAGTCCATTGAAAAATTCCTTCTCATCTTTACTGATTTTATAATGATTAATCTGGCGTTTATTGTTTACTTCGCACTGCGTGTTCAATCGGGTTTGTTTGATTTGGTTATTATGCCAGAGTTCTTTCTTCCAATGATTGCACTTTATTTTTACTGGCTTTTGATTTTTACTTTCGTCGGGATGTATCGCTCCTGGTTTGCAGCTTCCCGATTTGATGAGATATCAACTTTATTCAAAGCAACTTTTGTGGGAATCTTTATTCTCTTCTTCATAATATTTCTTGATGATTATATAAACAATGTTTCTTCGAGCACAAGAATTCTGATTTTTATTTATTGGGCTCTACTTGTATTGTTTGTTGGAACAGGAAGGGTTATAATCAGAAGCATTCAGAGAAATTTACTTATCAAAGGTTTCGGAAGACGAAATGCGCTTATTATTGGTTTCAATGACAGAGCTTTCGAGGTTCTTGACACTTTGTTAAAAGCTCCTGCGCTTGGTATTGATGTAAAAGCATTCGCAACAATTAAAGATGAACATCTCAACAAAACCTACAACAATATAAAAGTTGAAGCTAATCTTAATTCACTTCAAGAAACGATTAATAAATACAATGTTCAGGAAATTATTCTTGCGTTGGAAAAGGATGAACACGATTCTCTGGTTGATATTATTTCTCTTTGCAGTGATAAGAATATAAAAATAAAAATTGTGCCCGACCTTTATGAGATTTTAAGCGGACAGGCAAGAACAAGTCAGATTTACGGAATGCCTTTAATTGATATAATGCCTGAACTGATGCCGGAATGGGAACGCAAATTAAAGCGGCTACTTGATATAGTTGTCTCAATAATAATTTTAGTAATTTCTCTGCCGGTTACTTTAATAACTTCACTTGCAATAAAACTTGATAGTGAAGGTCCGATATTTTTTACTCAGGAAAGAATGGGAATGAATGGAAAAATTTTTAAAATGATAAAATTTCGTTCGATGAGAAAAGACGCCGAGAAACTTACCGGTCCGGTATGGTCACAAAAAAATGATCCGAGAGTAACAAGGGTTGGAAGAATTATCCGTAAACTCCGTATTGATGAGATACCACAGTTCATCAATGTACTTAAAGGTGATATGTCTGTCGTTGGTCCGAGACCTGAACGACCATTTTTCGTTGAGAAGCTTTCACAAGAAATTCCTTATTATAAAAGAAGATTAAAAGTTCGTCCCGGCATAACCGGCTGGGCACAGGTCAAACACAAATACGACGAATCAATTGAAGATGTTAAAATCAAATTGAGATATGATTTATTCTATATAGAAAATATGTCTATCAGAATGGATATAAAGATTCTTTTCAGAACTATTTTTGTGGTGCTGTTTGGAAAGGGTCACTATGAGTAA
- a CDS encoding glycosyltransferase family 4 protein: MKIGIDARLLERKITGIGRFLIILLENFPIYDKENTYYLFTYDKVNFKPDFYKNIPTIRSIIPQKLFSPIWCNLILPFFLKKHQIDILFSVNQVVPLIKIKGCKYISVVHDVIYKADPSFLPFIYRKYLQLFAFFSVRVSDLIITVSEYSKSDILKHYKIDESKVKVVLQSANKIFRPRIIPEEERKTLKEKYKLSEKIVLYVGMIENRKNIQAILNIADLFAKKRKDLIFVLIGKIGYGGDKTKEEINKRENVIHLTNIDDETLAKFYNIADVFLFPSLYEGFGYPPLEAMQSGLPVIASDNTSLKEIVADGGILCNPNDYSQIYNEINKLLEDKHYREEIKLSGVKRAENFSLEKSVIQIVEIFNSLDNYKNN; this comes from the coding sequence ATGAAAATTGGTATTGATGCAAGACTTCTTGAAAGGAAGATTACCGGCATAGGAAGGTTTTTAATAATTCTACTTGAAAACTTTCCTATTTATGATAAAGAAAATACGTATTATCTTTTTACATATGACAAAGTAAATTTTAAACCGGACTTTTATAAAAATATTCCGACAATAAGAAGTATTATTCCCCAAAAATTATTTTCACCAATTTGGTGCAACTTAATTCTTCCATTCTTTCTGAAGAAGCATCAAATTGACATTTTATTTTCCGTTAATCAGGTAGTTCCACTAATAAAAATTAAAGGTTGTAAATACATATCAGTAGTTCACGATGTAATTTATAAAGCTGATCCGTCGTTCCTTCCTTTTATTTACAGAAAGTATCTTCAGCTATTTGCATTTTTTTCTGTGAGAGTAAGTGATTTGATAATTACAGTATCTGAGTATTCTAAATCGGATATACTTAAACATTATAAAATTGATGAGAGTAAAGTTAAGGTCGTTCTGCAATCCGCAAATAAAATATTTCGCCCAAGAATTATTCCAGAAGAAGAGAGAAAAACGCTCAAAGAAAAGTATAAGTTATCAGAAAAAATTGTTTTATATGTTGGTATGATTGAGAACAGAAAAAATATTCAGGCGATTTTAAATATCGCAGACTTATTTGCCAAAAAGCGAAAAGATTTAATCTTTGTTTTGATAGGAAAAATTGGATACGGTGGAGATAAAACTAAAGAGGAAATCAACAAAAGGGAAAATGTTATTCATTTAACGAATATTGATGATGAAACACTTGCTAAATTTTATAACATCGCTGATGTTTTTCTGTTTCCTTCTCTTTATGAAGGATTCGGTTATCCCCCTTTAGAGGCAATGCAAAGTGGTTTGCCAGTGATTGCATCCGATAATACATCTTTAAAAGAAATCGTCGCAGATGGAGGAATACTTTGCAATCCAAATGATTATTCACAGATTTATAATGAAATAAATAAACTGCTTGAAGACAAACATTACAGAGAAGAAATAAAACTTTCCGGAGTTAAACGGGCAGAGAATTTTTCTTTGGAAAAATCTGTAATTCAGATAGTGGAAATTTTTAATTCACTTGATAACTATAAAAATAATTGA